The genome window CGAGGACGTCACCGGCGAAGGTGTCCCGGCCGAGGACCATCCAGGGGCGGCGCCAGATGGGCACCACGGCGGTCGTACGACGGCCGGGCGTCAGCGGTCCGGTCTCCGCCGCGTCCGCGCCCGGCGGCCGGGACCACGCCGACTCCGCCTCGTCCAGCCAGCGTGGCCGGGACCGGGCCCCGCAGGCGCGCAGCACTCGGTCCAGTTCGGTGAGGGCGCCCGGCACGTCCCGTACCTCGGTGACGAGGACCTCGACGCCGGCCTCCCGCAGGGCGGTGAGGTCGGGCTCGCGGTTCTCCTCCTCGTTGGCGATGACGAGGTCGGGGGCCAGCCGGGCGATGACCTCGGTCTTGGGGTTCTTGGTCCCGCCGATCCGGACGACATCAAGATCATCCGGGTGGGCGCACCAGTCGGTGGCCCCCACCAGCACACCGGGCAGCGTCACGGCGACGGCCTCCGTCAGCGACGGGACGAGGGAGACGACACGGGGACCGGAGGGCGCGGAGGACAGGGAGGGCACGGAGGACAGGGGGCGCATGGCCGGGCTCACGCGCCCTGCCGGTGCCGGTCCTCCAGCGCCTCGATGTGGTCCGCGACGGCCACCACGATCACCCGGGTCTCCGGCTCGGTGGCCCGCCAGCGGTGCCGTACGCCACCGGACATGTACAGCGTGTCGCCGCGCCCGAGACGATGGGCGCGGCCCTCGGCCTCGACCTCGACGGCGCCCTCGACGACGTACATCAGTTCGTCGTTGCGGTGCTGGACCTCGCGTCCCTCGTCGTGGTCGCCGGTGAACTCCATGGCGTGCAGCTGGTGGTGACCGCGCACCAGGGAGCGCGAGCAGGAGTCGGGGGGCGTGAAACCGTCCTCGTCGGCGGCGCGCACGACATCGACGCTGCACGCCGGGTCGGCCGCCGCGAGGAGTTCCACTGCGGTGGTGCCGAGGGCGTCCGCGATGCGGTCCAGGGAGGGCCTGCTGGGGCGGGCC of Streptomyces phaeolivaceus contains these proteins:
- a CDS encoding helical backbone metal receptor, encoding MRPLSSVPSLSSAPSGPRVVSLVPSLTEAVAVTLPGVLVGATDWCAHPDDLDVVRIGGTKNPKTEVIARLAPDLVIANEEENREPDLTALREAGVEVLVTEVRDVPGALTELDRVLRACGARSRPRWLDEAESAWSRPPGADAAETGPLTPGRRTTAVVPIWRRPWMVLGRDTFAGDVLARLGVDHLYTGHAERYPRIPVEELRAAAPDVVVLPDEPYLFTADDGPEAFPGLPCALVSGRHLTWYGPSLAEAPRVLGEALRAAHR
- a CDS encoding helix-turn-helix domain-containing protein, with amino-acid sequence MGDHKEQPLRVGAAVRRRRRAQQLTLAAVAERSGLSVPFLSQVENERARPSRPSLDRIADALGTTAVELLAAADPACSVDVVRAADEDGFTPPDSCSRSLVRGHHQLHAMEFTGDHDEGREVQHRNDELMYVVEGAVEVEAEGRAHRLGRGDTLYMSGGVRHRWRATEPETRVIVVAVADHIEALEDRHRQGA